The window GCTGCTCAGGTAGCACGGCAGCACTACAATTTGCAGCTGAAGAGGAAGGTGTGGTTAGGCTGGCACTCTCTGGTCCAGAAACACTGGAAGGTCAAGATGGAGCGGGCTTGCCGTTCAAGGGCTGAAGAGGTCTGCACCAACCTGTCTACAGAGTATGAAGCCAAGCTGGCAGAGGTAAGTAAGTGGGTGCAGGACCTGCGGATGAAACCGTGTGTATGGTGATGCTGCAGTGGAGTTTCAGTGCAATTTATTTCACGTAATTTGACTGAATTCATATTTGattctacttcctcctcattgAGGTGTGCTAATATCCAGGAACCACAGCACTCTGTAGTCAGTAAGATACACTATTCATGTACAGAGCTGAATATGAAGCAGACCCAAAGCTCCAATGGTTACCATgatttgttagtttttttaCATAAGTAAAGTAATTTCaaattttttcagttttttaaatacatacaatGTCAACATTTCAGCAAGTAACTGCTACACTAAACTTGGTTGCCTTGAAATCATTATGGAGATCTAATTAAAGCCTAATTAGAGACAACCGTTCAAAAGTAAACAATGTCAACAAAGCAGCATACAAATGCAGagagaatgttttcttttcagctgaGCTTCAGCTACTGTAGTGTTGTCAGTATTATATAAATGACTGGTTTGTTCTGTCCTCTGCCACCTATCTACAGCACTGTAAGGCTATAGAGAAGGCCCAGGCAGAGATTCAGAGACTGCGACTGGAGCGAGAGCACTATGAGGAGTCTATGAAGAAAGCCTTTATGAGGGGCGTGTGTGCTCTCAACATGGAGGCTCTCAACATGTTCCAAAGCACAGAAGGAAGACCAGAGCAAACTGCAGTTCATGATCAGCATGGTACAcaaacgtgtttttttttttttgtttttttttaagagattatcatttctttttttgtttttgttttttacttgtaCCCAACCTACCATCACATTATTATCCTCATCATGGGATCCTATAACTGTATGAATATATATAGTAGATATATGTGACCCCTGCTCTATATAACAATCCTTAAAGGCATTGTTAGCCTTGCCTCTGTGGTGTCTTGACTTAACACAGCTATAAAGACAGAAActaagacaagaaaaagagacaCCATCTCTCCAATAAAGTGCCACCATGTGCTATTGACAGTGTAGATTTATGAATGAGTGGAGCAGACGGGgtcctttgttcttttcttcaaGTCATTCACTGAGTCATCTAATAGAGTGATGAGTCAGAGGATGTGCTGAGTGCTGACTGCTCAGGTTATATCCTTGAtatcattcatttatattcatcCATTCAGCCAGATACCTGCTTTTATTTAGTAGTTTGTTAATGGTGTGAAGATTGAGTTGGGAATTTGGGACAATACAGGATATTAGAGTAGAGTACCGTAACTATCATGAACCTGGAGCCAGACAACGGCACTGTTTTATTGGAAGATACATACTAATTGCCCTAATATTTGCAGAAAACCCTCACAGCATATACCATTATCCCCACACAGTCTCATTGACAGCAGCCAGGGTAGATTTATGCTATTAGCACCTAATTCACATCCTGCCATCAGCATATTGCACCAGAAGTTAGAATAGACAACACTTATATTCCTCAGTCGCTGTTTTTGGTGAGCATGTGGCTGCTGAAGCTGCACCTCCCTGTTTTTAGCTGGTAGAAATGAGCTCTTGCATGGTCTTCTGCTCATCCATCTGCTTCAGGTTTAATGAGTCTTGCGACCTGAAATGCATTTCATTATGTTTCTGTCATACTTGGGGGGGTTAGATTCTTTTTCTGTTACAAGTCtatgtctttcttttctccttccaATAACATATTCCgtttaaaaaatgtctctaTTAACGTATCATTAAACAAGAGGATGAGAAATTTTGCATCCCAACTCAAATATAAAGTTTCCCATTTTTAACCATtagtattgagagatggaaaGTTGAATTGTGTCACTGGACACCATTCACAAAAATGGTGTAATCAGTTGCTCAGGccaaattcaacattttttaactcCAGTCCAACATTCAGCCTTGATGATGAGTGATTTGTTGTAATTATAACAAACTTGCATCAAGAATGTGTTGTTCCAGAgattcatttaacatttttctttctacaGATCCTCTGCCTCCTCAGGATGAGTCTGGCTCTGCTACGTTGGCTCAGCTCCAGCCATTTCCTGTCTCTTCCACACGGATCAGCCCGGTTCACTTTGACCGACCAGACCCTGCGTCCCACAGTGAAGGAGACGATCTGGTGAGACACTGACAgttttgaatgaaaatgtacttttatcgACACACCACAGTTATTTTATGCCATTGTTTAATTTCTTCTTAAATTTCATTGCGTCAATCAGTCCATCAGTTTTTCACATAAaattttgacatatttgttgctgttgtatTAGCAGATTAGATTTTTTCCCTCTAATTTTGAGTTGTATTTGTTGGTGCTATATGCTGATGAAAAATCTGAAGTCATATTCAACTTTTTTCATGTGGTTTGTACAGTATTAGTATCAGCTTGTGCAGTTCTTTCAGTCTGCTTTTTTCATCTGCACTATGACTCTCCTTCTCCAAATCTCACTCCTACCTTTCTTTTCCCTGAATTCCTTTTCCTCAGATGGGTTTTGGTGCCCCAGTGTCCACAACAGAAGTACTCCCTCCCACTGCAGTGGTGCACAGCTCACTCCCACTAGGGGGCCTTACAAGCTCCCAAAAGCAGGTTAGCATTAGACATATCGATCTGTTGCCTACAAGTGATGAAACTGTCCACCTTCAGTATAGTCTTCTGAAACTATATGATATTTACATAATTTAGTAAATGATTCTCAGATTTGTAACCAACAACCAAAAAAGTGGCTACTACAGTTATTACATTAACATGTGCTAATAACATGAGTGTTTATTGTTCCAGGTCAGTGGTCGTGTCGTCACAGCCAGCCAACAAAAACCCTCGAAGACTGTAACGGCTCGCATCACTGCACGACCTGACGTCAGTAAGACTGCCCGCAGCAACCTCCAGGTGATGGGCGTGACTCCGCCCATGAGCTCTGTTATAGTTGAACGCCATCATCCTGTAACACAGGTATAGCAAACTGTGCtctctgctgttattttgtAGTATTTTGTAGCATATGTGTGTTATTATGCAAGCACCGTTTACTCAtgtcaaactaaaaaaataacatgaattcTATCCTCTAAtgttctatctttttttttctttttcctcttttctgtaGCTCACCATTGGTCAGGCCACAGCTTCTAAGTTTCCTCGTTCCTCACAACAGGGTCCCAGCGCTAGCGGAGGAAGAGGTTCCTCCAGAACACACAGTAGCACCTGCCATGTACACTCCATCAAAGTAGTTGACTGACCAGACACATACATCTCACACCTATACTAGATGTGAAATTTTACACACACTATGCAACAATCCTAGGGATAGTTACCTTGCCAATAGTTTCAATTTCATTCTCTTATCTTATCTTTGAATGAATTTGCTCTTTCTCTGCATTAGATAGCCATTTTTTTGAGCTTCCTTTCATTAATTTTGAAATGCATAATTTCCTGAGGAACAGCATTTTTCTTAGGAAACCAGATACATGCAGGTGTTTAAGCACATGTAAATGATTTTTAATTATCAGCAGCTGGATACAGTTTGAATTGCAAAATGGACATTTCTTTCTATGAAAATTATGCACAGGTGCGACTGTACTGTAATgtgtaaaatcacattttttaaatatttgtgtaattGATGTTTGCTATTGAGATGACCGTCCAACAGTGCAGGCTGTTTACTGTACAAAACCAAAGCCATGCTGTATGTTTATAATCTGgcatatattttaataaattattttactgcTTATTTTCTGTACAAATCTGTAGTTTACATTATGTAAACATGAAGTTAATTTTGTGTCAGTCCATATGTTAAAATCATATGttaaaaaatgctgcagctcttaCTGCTGGTACTCTCTGCTTCCATCCGGATCTTATCTGTAAGACAAACCAACATTTTCTGTAATAGAAGAGTAAAAGTTTAGACTTCAAATTGATGCACATCCTCAGGCAGTAGAGCTATATGTTTATAGATTCCTCAgtaggtttgtttttaaaaatacttctAAACAACATGTACCTGCTGCTTTCCTGTTGCCTGTTAGGATCAGGCCCTGGTAGAGTTCTTTAGCAGGGCTTTTCTGAGCCAAACCCTCCCCATGGAGCCAGATCAGCAGCATCCTGTTCCCATGCTCTTGATAGCTGTGCTGACCtgtggacaaacacacacagcagtgactCTGTCAGGAAAATAATTAAACTAGTAAAAATAGCCTAAAGAAGAGTAGAGGGAATAAAATAGCCAGTCTATTCTTTTCATAGCCACAATTCTATCATAGGGGTTTAAATCAGTAACATTTCGGCAACAAGAGGCTTATTTTATAGTATTTCAGAGAATTGCCAAATGCACAGTCAAAAGCCTGTCCAGTCAGTGAGAGTTGTGGCACCTGTCCACTGCTCCTCGATGGCAGACACCTGCGCCTTAGTGAAGTTCCAGTTTTCTGCCAGTCGTTTCCAGTCTCCTGGTTTCAGAAGGTCGTACGCCAGGCGCCAAGCCATGGAACGGAGCTCCTTGGTCTCACAGCGGTGGTCGAGTTTGAATGTTAGCGGATACTGGCTGTGAACACTCTCATTAAGCTCAGTGTTGGCCTGAAAGGGCAATTAAATCATGTTAGTAGATTGATAAAGGCCACAAGCCTCAGAGAGCACAGGGGCACAGGAAGAGATTATTGGaaagacactcacacacatgatTAGCAATATGAATGCtggaattaaacattttgaaaatcaaGAAGGGAAGGGAATCAGGCATATCCTTAATTAAATTAATGGTAAATTGGCTGTCAAATGTTTCTGggttgagtcattttttacCGTGGATGCTTTAATAGTATTAGGAGGAATTCAGCTAATCTAAACTGTGACCTTAGGAAATGAATCATTTGTGATGAATGTAATCATGAGAAGAATGGATTATGGCGCACATGGAAACAGTCAAAGTTACAAGTATCATGTCACTACCTCTCACCTTCTTCCATGCGTAGTATCTCTCTGCTTTGATGATCATGTCCACGATGATCACCTCGTCCGCTCTGGCTGCCACACCCAGAGCTGTCTTACCCTGCTGCTCCAAatccaacaaaaatattttacttcaaCTTTAATTAAATGTAGAAGGTATTGCGTTTTCCTTTCAGATGACTGACTTGacagtgaggttttttttaatttaaataaaaactatgatTTTTTTAGCTCTTGAAATGGTGTTTGTGAGAATCCTTACCCTATCCTGGATTGTCAGATCTAGCCCGGTTTTAAGAAGCATCTCCACAACTTCTATTTTGGCCAGCTCTGCGGCAAGATGCATAGCGGTCTGGGACCTCTAACAGTTCATGGCACAGGACAGAACAATGCAATGCAGCAAACATATTttcaatgtatttatattttatatataaatatagttgGGCTGACATCATATTTTACTGTGTTACTGGATGATCATACCTTATCAGTGACATTAATGTTGCACTTAGCCTCTAGTAGAGCATGGATGACAGGGACGtgactcttcttcactgccaGGTGGAGAGGAGTCTCTAGGTGCTGAGAGCAAAAGGTGGCAGAGTGTCAGCAGTACACCTGATGTGTTACCAGAAAACTTCACTGAAATAGTGTACTACTGCCACCTAGCTTGTGTTTACTTACCTGGTTCTGAAAGTCCATGTGGGCTTTGTACTCTAAGAGAAGTTGGACAAGAGATGTGTCTCCTCTCTTTGAAACTGGATGGAGAGCACTGCATTTGGCCTACAAGAAAGGAAGTTTAGCTGAAGGCCTATgtctaaaaaaacattttttatttaaaaatcaatgCTGCCCAAAcccatttaaacattttatggtAAAGTCATTAAAGTGCCTTATTGTACCGTTGTTAGGATGTCGGGGTTACAGCCAGCCTCCAGTAACGCCAGGACACATTCTTCTTGACCATTGTCTGCAGCCTGGTACAGAGCTGTCTCACCATCCTGCCACACAGAAGATCccatcaataaaataaagtgcagGTGCTGGAAAACCATAACAGAGGCTGAAATGGGCAAAATTTATCTTGAGTGGaccacatttatacattttttctaACCATCTAGGAACTTTGACAGGCATCAGTGACATGTAATggataataattattttctggGGAgccttttcaacatttttatattatttaagaACAGATAATGTCTGTCATTGTAATTCAGACGATATCCATCATTAAGTTCCATTCTTAGTCTGGCGAATCTTTGTCCAGAAGCATCAGGTCAATGTTTTCAAGTACAATTTAACAGTCAGAGCTGAAGTTCAagccaaaaaacattttgccatattatataataatgacCAACATTTTTTGATACATCTCAATTAATCCAAAGTGGAGCCACCATCCAGCAGTGGATTAGCCACTAAGTACACACTGTCACAAACCAAACCTTGATAGAGATGGTGTTTTACACTGATTGTCTACCATATTGACTTCATCCCGAGTATCAAagctctgcagcagcagttgGACAGCGTCCAAATGGCCCTTCCTGGCAGCTAAGTGCAGGGGCGTGTCCCCTCTCTGgcagaagggagggagggaaacaACTCGCATCAAAGAGTGTTTGACTTTGAGCTTTCTTGCAGGTGTGACCCACAAATGTGCACTCAGCCTTATAttgtaaatacatacatacagcaaCAACGTAAAGTCCACACACACCTTGTTGGGCTTCATGGTGGCCATGTTGTAATGTGGTTCCATCAGCAACTCTAACATTTCAACGCAGCCATGCTCTGCTGCCAATGCAAATGCCCGTTGTCCTGACTGAAACGTAAGGATCGAGGTACAAGCAACCACATTACTACATGTACTTTGGTAGTGCTAAATAATATGCAAGTCAATTATAGAGTTGGTTATTGATGCTTATAGTACAGAAGATACCTCGTCATCTTTGTCTAGTTCTTTCATTTGCAGGTCATCAACAATGTACTCTAAAATTTCTGTGTGGTTGTTGATAGCAGCACAGTGCATGATGTTCTGTCCCTCCTGAGGTAGAAAAAAGCAAGTTATAATTTGGAAAAGCATGTTCTGTTTAGTGAAGTAATGAGCAGTATAAATATCTGCTGTTGTCAAAGAAATgtaactttatttgtatttgggggggggcgggggggtttGACAATTAATGTAGAATAAGGGCATCTGAGTGCAACAAGCATGTTGGATTCAAAATACAACTTACAAAAAGTCAATCACCATATGCCTGAGGGggggcatgtttttttttagaaatgttgcACAAAATAAGAAGAGAAATGGCCCAATTTCTGGGTATTCATCTCTGTCTATTAATACGAAACATTAGAACAAATCTGCTCCTGCTCCTTTACCTCGTTCTCAATCTTCTGTTCAGCCCCACTCCGCACTAATAATTTCAGGATCTCCAAACTGCCAAACCAAGCAGCCAAATGAATGGGTGCCACACCATACtgacagacacaaaacacaaaatggaaaGTGGggattaattaaaaatataacataagtCTGTGGTTCAAGTATTACAGACATTTCAGACCCTCTCACCTTGTCTTTTTGATCGACTTTGACCCTGCGCTGTAGCAGGAGCTGAACAGCTTCCGTGTTTTTGCCAGCTACTGCATAGTGAAGGGCAGTCCTATTATCCTGAGGCAAACAATTTAATTAGTATGTAATCCATTTAATAAGGGTTTCTCCAAAACCCCAGAAATGATCTTAGTCTATGTGATATTATATAATACAGTGTAAAGAGAGTTTGTCTTAGACCCACCACATTCCTCGCATTAGCATTTAACCCCTTTCCAAGAGTCTTCATTGTCTCCACGTCATTGTTCTTGGCTGCTTCCATAAACTGCTTCTCTGCATCAAGCACTGCACAACACAGCGCACAGGAAGGTTTCACattcagttatttaaaaaatactgtagtatttaacagttttaacagtgtgtaggatagattcacaatttttcaaattgtgaacctatcctttaatacaCAACCAGATGGTGTGTGAGACACCTGGCTCAAAACCTCAACATGAATGTATTATAAAGTAAACTGAGATGAGTATGCTTCTGCTGTATGTGCTGCGGAAGAGATCGTCTGAGGTTTCAGCCTTGTGCAAATATGCTAGGGTTGGGCAGTTCTTGAGAAGAAACTGTGATGCTATGAGCACAAAGTCGGTCAACTATAAAGAATATTTAATGAACAACTTCAGCTGTGACAGTGCGAGTTCAAGAGATATTTGCATCAAAATTTTGCTCTATGATGATAGTATGCTTTTTgtatgctttttttctgttctgtaaaACCAGactatttattttcctcctcctctcattttgTTATCCTTTCATTCTTGTGTACTTACACATCTCTTTGTTGTCAAAGCtgttgtctgtctcttcctccgTGTGCTTGTTCAGTACAAAGTCAGTAAATCCCCTCACTGCCTCCTGTTTCATCCACTGTCGAGGGTCCAGAGTCTCCTTCTTGGGACGATGCTTCTTGATCATTGTTCTCACAGCCAACATTCGTCTCTCCATTGGGAAGCTCTATAAGTAACCTCTTTGTATAACTAGGGTGAGCTTAGTCTGTCATAAACTGTCTAATGTAAGCACTGAAGGTTTGAGTTAAATTGCTGTAAACAAACCAAGTCAAATAATTGAGGAACCAGATCACACATAAGATAAAGAAACCCTGCTTTACCCTGTCTGTTGTAGGTCTGGTCTTCAAATAGTGAACAGCAAGCAATAAAATGGAAGTGGACTCCTACTATTTTCTTAATGCTGGAGGGCTGATCTGTGTTTGCTTTACCAGCTCACACCCTTTAGAGACGTGCTGATAGTAACAGTGTATATTTAGCTCTTCAAACGTCACCTGTATTACACGACTGGTAGGTATTACAGATGGATTCATCACGCCTTAAGTAACATGAGGACGTTATACAAAGTTAATTTCTATTAACACTGCAGTATTTACAAAAGATTAACATAAGGCTCTAATAGTAGTTTAACTTGTTTGTCTGGAGAAGTTTGACTTGTTGCACGTTGTACTCTTTTCAGTCatgtttcacattcacacaaccTGATGCAATACAGTGTTTTGCTGTTGGCTGCTATGCAGCTCCTGTGAAgcatttgtttttctcacaatGTTTTTTCTCATCAGAATTACAACTCAAACTAGCAACCTCCCAGTCACAAACTTACACTTACTagccacttcattaggaacacctgtgcaatctaatgcaatccaatacaacagctctgtgtAAATTCTACATTCACAAAGCTTATATATTCtcagtttttgtttacattgtcagaaaggtgataagtctactttatgtttattattgagatcgtagtgggtggtggcaGTGTACtagagtgcattatattgaatggtgttcctaatattttgtctactcatgaggagggcaaaatattaggaacacttttcctgttcctaataaagtggccggtgagtgtacTTTAATCCAGTCTGATCCCATGTGATTCTTTATTGAACCAACCATGTTTGGTTAAAATTCACATTAACAGAGATCAGAtggttaaaaaatgaaaaaaaacaatcatccACAGTGAAATTTAAGCAGAATAGAAATTTATTGCAACTTTAATTTACATGATAGAAGGATTCTCTTATCTTCATTAAACttatattatcatttaaaaacacaataaatagaagaaaacCTGACACTGCAAATACATAGTTTTTTTATATTAGCGATCTGAATAAGATTTTTGAAGAGCAAACCTGAGTATGGCTTCATGTGCAATGATTGTGCAGATAGTTTGAGCTGGAAGAACCAAAGAATAGCTAAAACCTGACAAGATAAACCCTGGGAAGCACTGGGAGGAGCCATTTCTGATGTCATTTAGAAAACTTTATCAGCTCCTCCACATAAGAATGAACATTCTGCGTTCTTGACTGTCACCTAAAAAACTTGTCAATAGTGTTGCGAGGACCGAGGCCTTTTGCCTTCttagagggaggagaggaaggagtgTCCCGTCTGAAAGTCATaagagtaacacacacacacacacaaatatattatgggacatcattgtaaattaaaagcACTTTACCAACAGTATTTGGAATATGCAGACACCACATGTCAACATTTTGTGTAGAAACAATCTGTAATCAAGCATCTCACCTTTTGGTTTTTCCTTTACTTGTTTGCCTTGGCAGGTGATGGCCTCTGTctgcaaacagaaacagacacatgaacatggactgagaaaaaaacaaaacaaaccctCCATCATTATCTCTtctctgacaaaaaaatgacatccaCTGAGAACACACACAATTGCAGCACCTCTTCAGGGACATAAAGAGTGCAATTTCTGAGGCAAGCTTGTTTAAGAGGAAACCATGGTGCACGCACAGAGCCAGTTCATTGTAGGAAATGAATAGGTGAGAAAGTGATTTAGCCATTTCCAAGACCAGGGCAAAGGAATCCCCATGGGGCGAAATGAGATGTCTTTTCTCTGTAGGAATCGATACAAGCTTCTCACACAATGTCACTGTCAGTAAATAAGAAGGTCATAGGCCACGGCATCCTCCCAAATAGACATTCCCTCTGTTAACTCAAAAGATGTCACATAGCCAGAGTTTATAGATGTTATTAACAGCATAGTATCTGTCATCAGCAGGTATAGATACATTCACAGACTTTAGATCCATACaggaaaaacactgacataCCTGGAATCTCCTAGTGCACAAGGAACAAAATGCACAAGGAACATAATTAACATAATGGGATTCTCACAAACTCACCTGTTACCTTGGTGTTTGTGACTGCAACTGAAAGTGGTTTCACAGTAGATGATGTTTGTCCCCCCAGCTCATGCAGCACTTCCTGGTTCAGGCAGAGGTCAACATGGTGGTTGAACATAGTGAGGTCATTTGTGTCCTGCGTCAGCTGACATACTGGGCAGATGAGGACGGGACCTTTACCGTTACACGCCTGAGACTGTTGCGAGGTCACCGGTTCATTGTCACCATTGATCAACAAAACTGTTTGACTTGAATCATTTGTCAAGTTGTGCTGGTCTTGCGGGGGATCAAGACTGTTTGACTCCTTCTCGTTTTGAACTTCACACTCCCCCCTACATTTGTCCATCACTTCACATTCTTCATGATTGTTCTCTACGTCCAGATCCGACTCCGAGTCAGAAACTGTGATTTGGTTTGGCTTTGTAGAGACATCACTGAGACACTGGTCtatatgtctgttgaagacaTTCAAATCAGTCGTCTCCACCTGCCTGAAACACACAGGACAGGTGAGGCTCTCTGACATTGTGCCACCACAGCCTGATGTGGAAGCATGAGCCTCTGAGagggaaacactgtcatttTCTGAGAGACCTGAGGCTGCGCAGTCTGACTTATGCCCATTTATCGATGACTTCACGCTCTCATGAGCATGATTGCCTTTGGAAGTAATCACAGAAGCCCTTTCCTCGTGTACTTCCACTTGTGTGCTTGCACTCACTGCCTGGAGCTGCAGTCTCTTGGCATGGGCCTTTTGGAAGAAAGACATCTGGGGTTCCTCACCAGTCTGACACTCCTTTATCCCTCTTTGCTTAGTCTGCCAGGGAACTTCTTCCTGTCTCTGGCGCTTTTGCACCAGCGGCGGATAAGAGGAGAGATGCTCCCTCTCAAGCTGGTGAGTGCCGCTAGAGTCAGTCTTGCCTGACTGGAGGAAGCCAATGATGCTTTTCTGCAGGGGCTTTTTATCATCCGAACTGATAAAGGCAGAGATTCGAACACCTACGAGCACATAAGCAAATTATCTGGAGGCAACTTAAAACAAACGCCAACTGTGTTATTATTCCCGCATGCACTGTGTCACAGATCGTTTAGATTTATTTCAAGCTAGTTATATTAATTGATATGTCAGTTATATTGCAATATCTaattacccatgagcctcagtcTGAGTGGCTGAGGgctttcattttctatttctgttttcagtaGGTCTTTAGCAGCAGCATAGATCTCATCCACTGTAGCAACAGCATACGCCAGCGTCACTGCCCTGGTTTTCACCTCAAAGTTCACGTTCTTCAGCTTCAGTGTTACCGTTTTACCCTTCAGGAGAATCAAGAAAATACAAAGTTGAAGTCATATTAGCATAACAAAACAGTTATGGTCATTTCTGTCTGCTATCCAACAACCTCTGAATTACAGACATAATCAAAGATATTGAATGGAAAAGCCATAAATGGAACAGAGCTGGAAATCTGTATAATCTGTCATATCACTAATTGATTTGTCAGAATACGTTTTCGTGGGAAACacgtcacaaagtgctttcATAGTAATGTGATCATCTCCCAGGGAGACATTTCCAAGGCTGATAGTAGCCCCTGCTGTCTCCTTAATGGCCCTCCATTTTC is drawn from Thunnus albacares chromosome 2, fThuAlb1.1, whole genome shotgun sequence and contains these coding sequences:
- the poc5 gene encoding centrosomal protein POC5 yields the protein MSSDDEEPTSPVLPKDSDRGSSVSSELQDEYEELLRYAVVTPKFETITSAHMQRLNTSLLSTEGRGHQRKDDTKSQRPAEPATEAQHGRPSSRSVRSSQASLLTVEPSTYSRASPVEEMAGRTSSRASAVSDTPSDRLQTVTERSRPNSPGVLTEMFISEHNISKMENILDTWSHNLKSNVLTELRKWKLAFMEQHKLEMRKERERNAAQTAGLKAELEGLKELLHTYETSNHRKDEVIVNLSQVLDRQKEKLEKMRTFTHWRLQHSEAKEEAHAAQVARQHYNLQLKRKVWLGWHSLVQKHWKVKMERACRSRAEEVCTNLSTEYEAKLAEHCKAIEKAQAEIQRLRLEREHYEESMKKAFMRGVCALNMEALNMFQSTEGRPEQTAVHDQHDPLPPQDESGSATLAQLQPFPVSSTRISPVHFDRPDPASHSEGDDLMGFGAPVSTTEVLPPTAVVHSSLPLGGLTSSQKQVSGRVVTASQQKPSKTVTARITARPDVSKTARSNLQVMGVTPPMSSVIVERHHPVTQLTIGQATASKFPRSSQQGPSASGGRGSSRTHSSTCHVHSIKVVD
- the ankdd1b gene encoding ankyrin repeat and death domain-containing protein 1B encodes the protein MERRMLAVRTMIKKHRPKKETLDPRQWMKQEAVRGFTDFVLNKHTEEETDNSFDNKEMLLDAEKQFMEAAKNNDVETMKTLGKGLNANARNVDNRTALHYAVAGKNTEAVQLLLQRRVKVDQKDKYGVAPIHLAAWFGSLEILKLLVRSGAEQKIENEEGQNIMHCAAINNHTEILEYIVDDLQMKELDKDDESGQRAFALAAEHGCVEMLELLMEPHYNMATMKPNKRGDTPLHLAARKGHLDAVQLLLQSFDTRDEVNMDGETALYQAADNGQEECVLALLEAGCNPDILTTAKCSALHPVSKRGDTSLVQLLLEYKAHMDFQNQHLETPLHLAVKKSHVPVIHALLEAKCNINVTDKRSQTAMHLAAELAKIEVVEMLLKTGLDLTIQDRQGKTALGVAARADEVIIVDMIIKAERYYAWKKANTELNESVHSQYPLTFKLDHRCETKELRSMAWRLAYDLLKPGDWKRLAENWNFTKAQVSAIEEQWTGQHSYQEHGNRMLLIWLHGEGLAQKSPAKELYQGLILTGNRKAADKIRMEAESTSSKSCSIF